The segment CCAAATCCAATAACTGCGAAATACACTATCTGTTTGAAGAAAGAAGACATTGATGAATGTCACTAATGACCAAATAGAAAGACCCGTCAATAGAAACAAAGCAACCTTAGAGACTGTTGCCAACACCATTTTCCGATTCGTGTGCTTGCCATAAAAACTGGCGCGCAAGCTTGCTCCGACAATCCCTCCGAATCCTGCCAAGTTATTGATCGTATTCGTGATCCATGCAGATAACAAAAAGTCTTTACGACTCATTTTGGGCTTGCCTTGTTTTTCCAATACTCGAATCGTTACCCAATCATAAAGTAACATCGGCATCACACCAATCAAACCTGCTAATATCATCCATGCTAACGTGACATGACTTTGTTGTTCCATCGTGTGCCAGACATCTTGCCAACTCATCCCATGGGCAATGTTTGCGACTTGATTCGCCACAAAAACAAGGATCGATCCAAAGAAAATCAGCTTCAAAATCAACTGATGTGCTTTCACCCACTGGATCATTATCTGTAATTTATTTTTCACCGGCACCCTTCCTCACCTGTAGACTTTCTAAACATATACACTCATGTTATCTTATTTACATTGATTTTTCCACTTTGGGCATTAGGTTGTGAAAAAGCCGTTAAGCTCCAAGTAGTAAGACAGAACGTGGGAAAATAGCTCCTCATATTTTTTCACGTTTTGACTTACTATTGAAAGAGCTGGCTTTTTAATCGCTTTTATTCCCCCAGAAAAATCCGCCATTCACTAGCTTCACACTCACTGTCCTCCCCTTATTTATACTCTCCTTGACTTCTTCAAAATCAGTTTGTCTCTCGACTTGCAGGTTATGAGAAAAAAAGCTATGCTAAAAACCAAAGGAGAGGATTACATGAAAATCGGATTTATCGGTACAGGAAATATGGCACAAGCAATTATTCATGGTATCTTAGCAAATAATCTAGTGGCTAAAGAAGATATTTTTGTTTCAAGCGGTCATTATGAAAATGCCCAACGCTTTGCTGGTAAAGTTGGGGTCAATGCTTGCCAAACCAATCAAGAGATTGCTGAAAAAGCAGAAATCGTTGTTTTGGCAGTGAAACCAAAAATCATCGAACAGGTGTTAAATGAATTACGCGACCATCGTAAACAACAGTTGTTTATCTCAATTGCTTCAGGAAAATCGCTTGCAACACTAGAACAAGCACTGGATCCAGAAGCTGCTATCATTCGTGTGATGCCCAATGTCAACGTGAGTGTTGGCGCGGGTGTTTCTGCAATCTGCAAAAACCAAGCAGCAACAAATGAACAGTTGACACAAGCGACACAAATCTTTGAAGCGATTGGTAGTGTCTACCCTTTAGCAGAAGATGATTTCAGTACATTTATCGGATTGGCTGGAAGCTCACCTGCTTTTATTTATATGTTGATCGATGCAATGGGACGTGCAGGTGTTTTACATGGACTACCTAAAAAAACAGCAACAGAAATTGCCGCTAAAGCGATTTTAGGTTCCTGCCAAAAGTTCCTAGCAAGCGATGAAAATCCTTGGGAATTAGTTGATCAAGTATCTTCTCCAGGCGGAACGACAGTTGCCGGTGTCGTCGCATTAGAAGAAGCTGGGTTTATCCCTGCAATCATCACAGGGATCACGAAAACAATCGAAAAAGATAAAGAAATGTTGTAAACGAAGAAGCGATGCAAGGATAGACTGAAAAAAATAAAATTTAATATTGTTAAAACAAAACAAGCCGAAGAATCCTAAAACGCCTGTGCCTACTTCTGGATTCTTCGGCTTGTTTATATTGAACAATTGCTATTATTTCTTGTTTCGCTGTGTAAACAAAATTACCCCATATAAAATTAGTATTCCTACAAGTATTAATATAGCGTACAAAAAACGTGTAATCTCAAATTTTTCAACCCCAAATGAGCTTACTATTTTAGGTGGTAAGTAAAAACACAAGAAGAGAAGAACCACATATTGGATTTTTCTTATCCTAGTTTCATTCTTAAACGGTTTAACGGATAAAAATGGAACGCCAAAAACATAGCCTAAACCACTGGTTGATATTAGTATGGATTTATTTCCTTTCAATAAAAACTCAACCAAGCCGATAAAGACTAATACAAGTAAAAATATAACTAGTAATTTAACGATGTATTTCTTCATAAGGTTAGTCACATCGTTCGATGCTGCGTTCCATGATATACCGTCCATGAGTCATTCCATACTTCTCGAACATATAATCCAATCCAACCATTACCACTAGTGTCTAAAGCCGATGCAATGGCTGCTCCACTAGATAGACCATATGCCCCCATATACTCAAGTAAAAATTCTGCTGCAATTGTTGCAATACCAAATACACCAGCTGTAAAAGTAATTAAAGACGCAATCCCTATATTTACTAGCGACCCAAATATATTTTTCCCTACAGCTAAATTCGTATAATTCCATGAGGTATATTTCAGCCTTAGTAGATTATTTGAGAGATCATCTAACCCATTTTTTTCACTATTTTCGACTATCAATGGGTATTTTTCAGTTATTTGTCTATATTCACCATCATTATTTTTTTCTTTTTTCTCGACAATCACTTCACTACCTGTTCTTGTTACAGCCATTGTTTCTAATGTTTGTAAATTAGTAACCTCTGCGGCCAATACATTATTGTTTCTATCTAGCAACTGAATAATATGCTCATTGTTTTCATCGAATTGATTAATCTTAGCAGTATTCTTATAAGTGATAACCGCATCATTAAATAAATCCGTTTGATAAGATTTAGCCTCTGTCGTTGTTTTTTCTTGATACTCCGAGGCAAATACTGACTCATTAACTCCTAAAACCGAAAATACTATAACACTAGCTAACGTACTGATTGTGACAGATAAGGTAATGATTTTAGATTTAATCATTTATACTCCTCCAACAATATTTTGTGAGAAATCTCTCTAAATATTAAACCACATATTTAAAGCCCTGCATTAAATAATTTATGTTTTTTTATTATTGACACAATAAACGCAATAACATACTGATAAAAAAAAACACTAAATCACTTGCTTACACCAGAAAAACAACTATAAAATAGTTATTTTAAAATTAAATAATAACAATAATATATAAAAATCCTTGTAAATTCACTTTTTTCTGTTACCTTAGAACTGAATAAACGCCGAGAACATCCGTAACCTCTTCGAGAATAAGACTGCACATTTTTATGCTTACTGTCTTAGTAATCGAAGAGGTTGTTCTTCATATTTTAGCTGATACTTACAGTAGTAAAATTATACTTTATCTCTATGCTATTTTTTTTGGCTAGTGTCCTTTACTGTTCGTTTTACAGACTAACCTGTTTTCCCTTCACGATAGACTGCTGGTAAGTGATTGTCGCGTTGATCTCTTTACTAACCTTTTTGCCATGTCTTATGATCTTTGCAGAATCTACCGCTCCATCTCTTGTTTGAGCAGGTACTTCTGTCGACATTTTGGTACTGCTTGTTTCTTTTCTAAACGTTTAGCTTGTTCAATCACTAAAAAAACACCTGTTTGCATCGTCGTTGCACCACTAAACAGCTTACTATCTCCTAATCCTTCTTCTTTTGTCTCTCTTTTGACGCGGGGGTTATCGTGGAACTCATTTTTATCCTCACCCCCTCTCATGATCCTTGCAAAATTCGCTACTTCATCTCTTATTTGAGTAGATCTTGTCGGCGTCATTTCAGACAATTCTTGCTTTTTTTCTAAATCTTTGGTTTGTTCTAAAACAAAGAAATTAACTGTTTGCATCATTGCTAACACAGTGAATAGCTTGCCATCTCCCATTTCCTCTGCCTTTGTTTTTCTTTTGACACACGGTTGGTTATAGAACCTATTTTGATTGGCAAAATCTCTTATAATCGTTGCAAGCAATTGAGCATCCGTCAATTTGAACTTAGTAAATAATAAAGGGTCTGTTTGAAATGCTTTGATGACAGTTTTTTTAGATGACTGAGGGGCATTTTGCTTTTTTGCTACCGCTGTAACAAATTGATCAAAATTAGGAGGTTCAAAATACTCTGCGTAGCGTGCAAGAAAATCATCTTTCACATTTTGTCCACTCAGCAAAAATCCAGTAGACGTTAGCCCATATTTAACAATATCATATGTTCCTGAAACAATATGTGTGGTTTCATGTGTGATCGTTCTCTCTGGAGGTACTGCCATTTGGATTCCTTGTAAAATTTCTGGTCTTTTATGGAAAGCATCCGCTACAATAACGATGCGACACTCAGCATCTTCTTTCAATACAAAGGCATAGGCTTTCGGATCATCATTACTAATGGAATAATAGGCATGTGTCTTCTCATCTAGCACAAAATCAGTCGAAACGACCCAAATATTTTCAAATCCCCAGTCTGCTGTTCGACGCAAACATTGTTCGCCTTTTGTTGCGATCGAAAGGAGTCGCTCGATTGATTCCTTTAAAATCTTCTCTTATTGAAAAGAAGGTGGTATATCAAGGAATTTTCTTAAGTATTGACCTTCGACTGTTTCTGCGATTTTATCTACTTTTAATAATTCTAAACACACATCTTTGACTAAAGTCAATAAAAAAAATGACCCAACAGACTAATCTAATCTGTTGGGTCATCCTATATTTTAACTATTTTTTATTTCGCATAATCGGTTGCACGAGTCTCTCGGATCACGATTACTTTGATGTGTCCTGGGTAATCCAGATCATCTTCGATGCGTTTACGGATATCGCGTACTAAGCGTACCGCGTCTAAATCAGAGATTTCTTCTGGTTTGACCATGACGCGTACTTCACGTCCGGCTTGGACAGCAAAACTTGATTCAACACCGGCAAAGCTGTTTGAGATCGTTTCTAGGCTTCTCAAACGACGGATATAGTTTTCCAATGATTCGCTTCTTGCACCTGGGCGAGCTGCTGATAATGCGTCTGCAGCGGCAACTAGGACGGAAATAACAGAAGTCGCTTCGACATCGCCATGGTGAGAGGCGATCGCATTGATCACAACTGGATTCTCTTTGTATTTCGCTGCTAGTTCTGCACCGATCTCAACATGTGAGCCTTCAATTTCATGGTCTAATGCTTTCCCGATATCATGCAGCAATCCCGCACGTTTCGCCAATTGGATATCTTCGCCTAACTCCGCTGCTAAGATTCCTGATAATTTCGCTACTTCGACCGAGTGTTTCAACACGTTTTGGCCATAACTTGTTCGGAAATGTAGACGACCCATGATCTTGATCAAATCTGGATGAAGCGTATGTGCGCCGACTTCAAAGGCTGCTTCTTCTCCATATTCTCGAATCCGTTCGTCCATTTCTTTGCGTGATTTTTCAACCATTTCTTCAATACGCGCTGGATGGATCCGTCCATCTTGAATCAGTTTTTCTAATGTCATTCGTGCG is part of the Enterococcus mundtii genome and harbors:
- the proC gene encoding pyrroline-5-carboxylate reductase — protein: MKIGFIGTGNMAQAIIHGILANNLVAKEDIFVSSGHYENAQRFAGKVGVNACQTNQEIAEKAEIVVLAVKPKIIEQVLNELRDHRKQQLFISIASGKSLATLEQALDPEAAIIRVMPNVNVSVGAGVSAICKNQAATNEQLTQATQIFEAIGSVYPLAEDDFSTFIGLAGSSPAFIYMLIDAMGRAGVLHGLPKKTATEIAAKAILGSCQKFLASDENPWELVDQVSSPGGTTVAGVVALEEAGFIPAIITGITKTIEKDKEML